In a genomic window of Bradyrhizobium ontarionense:
- the cydB gene encoding cytochrome d ubiquinol oxidase subunit II, which yields MQILLDYEILRLIWWVLLGVLLIGFAVMDGFDLGTASVLPFVARTDTERRVAINAIGPVWDGNQVWLILGGGAIFAAWPMVYAAAFSGFYIAMFLVLATLILRPVGFEFRNKMPGSRWRSAWDYALFAGGVVPSLVFGVAIGNLLQGVPFRIDQDLRIFYDGSGLFELLNPFGLLCGLVSLSMLASHGAAYLALKTTGNVADRCRTVASMLPFVTIVLFALAGVWIALGISGYSLAGDVDVAGPSNPLLKTVLRQPGQWLANYASHPWLMAAPALGFLGALGLIAASRVARPLAAFLASAVSIFGIIATAGVSMFPFLMPSSLDPKASLTVWDASSSRLTLFVMLIATLIFLPVVLTYTALVYRVLRGYVTTAQVEADGHKLY from the coding sequence ATGCAAATTCTCCTCGACTATGAAATTCTTCGTCTGATCTGGTGGGTCCTGCTCGGCGTGTTGCTGATCGGCTTTGCCGTCATGGACGGCTTCGATCTCGGTACCGCGTCGGTGCTGCCCTTCGTGGCACGAACCGATACCGAACGTCGCGTTGCGATCAACGCGATCGGGCCGGTCTGGGATGGCAACCAGGTCTGGCTGATCCTCGGCGGCGGCGCGATCTTCGCGGCGTGGCCGATGGTCTATGCCGCGGCGTTCTCCGGCTTCTACATCGCCATGTTCCTCGTGCTCGCGACCTTGATCTTGCGGCCGGTCGGATTCGAGTTCCGCAACAAGATGCCAGGATCGCGCTGGCGCTCGGCGTGGGATTACGCGTTGTTTGCCGGCGGCGTCGTTCCAAGCCTCGTCTTTGGCGTTGCTATCGGAAACCTGCTCCAAGGCGTTCCATTCCGGATCGACCAGGACCTGCGGATCTTTTACGACGGCTCCGGACTGTTCGAGTTGCTCAATCCGTTCGGCCTGCTCTGCGGATTGGTGTCGCTGAGCATGCTGGCCTCGCATGGCGCTGCGTATCTGGCGTTGAAGACCACCGGGAACGTTGCCGATCGATGCAGGACAGTTGCGTCCATGCTTCCATTCGTGACGATCGTGTTGTTCGCGCTGGCCGGTGTCTGGATTGCGCTTGGGATTTCCGGCTACAGTCTCGCCGGAGACGTCGATGTGGCTGGTCCGTCGAATCCACTCCTCAAGACCGTCCTGCGTCAGCCCGGGCAATGGCTCGCCAACTATGCAAGTCATCCCTGGTTGATGGCCGCGCCCGCGCTCGGGTTTCTCGGTGCGCTGGGATTGATCGCGGCGAGCCGCGTCGCGCGTCCGCTTGCCGCTTTCCTGGCAAGCGCTGTTTCCATCTTCGGAATCATCGCGACCGCCGGGGTCAGCATGTTTCCATTCCTGATGCCGTCCTCGCTCGATCCGAAAGCGAGCCTCACCGTCTGGGATGCCTCGTCGAGCCGGCTCACGCTCTTCGTAATGCTGATCGCGACGCTCATATTCCTGCCGGTCGTGCTCACTTACACTGCACTCGTCTACCGCGTGCTGCGGGGCTACGTGACCACTGCGCAAGTCGAGGCCGACGGCCACAAGCTGTATTGA
- the cydX gene encoding cytochrome bd-I oxidase subunit CydX → MWYFTWILGVGLAVGFGVLNAIWHEMHLPDEALSD, encoded by the coding sequence ATGTGGTACTTCACGTGGATTCTCGGCGTCGGTCTCGCCGTCGGCTTCGGCGTCTTGAACGCGATCTGGCACGAGATGCACCTGCCGGACGAGGCGTTGTCGGATTGA
- a CDS encoding DUF983 domain-containing protein, producing the protein MTPVKHAHLPERQRPLYPGNSFNPPRPVLSALLHGLCCRCPCCGCGRLFNGFLAIAPSCASCGEDLHHARPDDAPAYFVILIVGHIAVFLALAMEQELAPPLWATMTAAIIVTCLLTAVLLQPTKGAIIALQWALWMHGFDPTQPHDDPTHCPADLVADDGVAERPSPVGAMPHLPA; encoded by the coding sequence ATGACGCCGGTGAAGCATGCGCATCTGCCGGAACGACAGCGACCTCTCTATCCCGGCAATTCCTTCAATCCGCCACGACCGGTGCTCTCGGCATTGCTCCACGGGCTGTGCTGCCGCTGTCCGTGCTGCGGATGCGGACGGCTGTTCAACGGCTTTCTCGCGATAGCGCCATCCTGCGCCTCTTGTGGCGAGGACCTGCATCATGCACGCCCGGACGATGCCCCAGCCTATTTCGTGATACTGATCGTCGGCCACATCGCTGTGTTCCTCGCGCTGGCCATGGAGCAAGAGCTGGCACCACCGCTCTGGGCGACGATGACAGCGGCGATCATCGTGACCTGCCTGCTGACCGCGGTCCTGCTGCAGCCCACGAAAGGCGCGATCATTGCGCTGCAATGGGCGCTCTGGATGCATGGCTTCGATCCCACACAGCCTCACGACGATCCGACACATTGTCCAGCGGACCTCGTGGCCGACGACGGCGTCGCAGAACGGCCTTCGCCCGTCGGCGCCATGCCACATCTACCGGCCTGA
- a CDS encoding DUF2244 domain-containing protein, with protein sequence MSDIQTSFSIPLSNTTDAPNLSGLRSIAAETEAAATAAGPDSKSSPFNFVISPHVAIGGQAALFMGLAFSTPLAMLSIGAAVIGLWPISLCTGAAMTALVIAMTYHRSSLRRYEQIYLHGGALVIERTAHTGRSRRTEIPALGLKLEATIDPDFGQLGIALHHRGRRFEIARDLSPAERPTLQAAFLGAMQQAGYFIPVTTRRLPAIGMSERRT encoded by the coding sequence ATGTCAGACATCCAGACTTCCTTTTCGATCCCGCTTTCCAACACCACGGACGCGCCAAATCTCTCCGGTCTCAGGTCCATCGCCGCAGAGACCGAAGCCGCAGCGACCGCTGCAGGCCCCGATAGCAAGTCCAGCCCGTTCAACTTCGTGATCTCGCCGCATGTGGCGATCGGCGGTCAGGCCGCCCTGTTCATGGGCCTCGCCTTCAGCACCCCACTGGCAATGCTGTCGATCGGGGCCGCCGTGATCGGCTTGTGGCCGATCAGCCTGTGCACCGGCGCAGCCATGACGGCGCTCGTCATAGCGATGACGTATCACCGCTCGTCGCTGCGCCGTTACGAGCAGATCTATCTGCACGGTGGCGCGCTGGTGATCGAACGGACGGCTCACACCGGCAGGTCCAGGCGCACCGAGATCCCCGCGCTCGGTCTGAAGTTGGAAGCAACCATCGATCCCGATTTCGGTCAGCTCGGTATTGCCCTCCACCACCGCGGCAGGCGCTTCGAGATCGCGCGCGACCTGTCTCCGGCCGAGCGACCGACACTGCAGGCTGCCTTCCTCGGCGCCATGCAGCAAGCGGGATACTTCATTCCAGTGACCACACGCCGGCTGCCGGCGATCGGCATGTCGGAGCGTCGGACATGA
- a CDS encoding DUF2946 family protein: MSGRAKGRCPPVCRRGTTILAWLVAYALLWQALAASLGAVAGLEPEQTWMAGAICSSTADGNGAEPHGQPAKPGADHGAACCILCLSPSLAAGGVCSTAFLPVRIGIQLRPDGGSPVTELAAIVHPGQPRAPPHPT, translated from the coding sequence ATGAGCGGTCGCGCCAAGGGCCGGTGTCCGCCTGTGTGTCGGCGCGGCACGACGATCCTCGCCTGGCTCGTCGCCTATGCCCTGCTCTGGCAGGCGCTGGCAGCCAGCCTTGGCGCCGTGGCCGGCCTCGAGCCGGAGCAGACGTGGATGGCGGGCGCGATCTGCTCATCGACCGCCGATGGCAATGGCGCTGAACCCCATGGCCAGCCGGCCAAGCCGGGCGCAGATCATGGTGCAGCCTGTTGCATTCTCTGCTTGAGCCCATCGCTCGCAGCCGGCGGCGTCTGCAGCACGGCGTTCCTTCCAGTTCGCATCGGCATCCAGTTGAGACCGGATGGCGGCTCCCCCGTAACGGAGCTCGCAGCGATCGTTCATCCCGGCCAGCCGCGCGCTCCGCCTCATCCCACCTGA
- a CDS encoding DUF3526 domain-containing protein, translated as MHSRHARWSANFWLIVRHETRVLLRDRTLPLVCAVLALMVGCGLLVGMAQASLRERMIAEVTEHEREAQQKNQDTLRAVLTGRETLVPFSNPANPAALAGTLAGRHTVLPNGALAALAVGQSDMMPNYYRISYLSKVQFMYDSEIENPWNLLSGHFDSAFVIVFVLPLLVIGLAYNLLSAEREQGTLRMLCSQPLSLATLLTAKVTVRLIAVLSVVIPLPLIILLASRPETRALGPILLMLSWAVLVAGYTLFWFAVSALVNVLGRPSSQNALIMVALWTVLVLILPVAMNLAVNAVSPAPSRTELASRTRVVTADALREYENLYSADYRYASDPEALAVKDGRIEVPSRMRAFFLAKQRVDEQIEPLLKRFDHQLLEQQRLVDIVGFLSPAIIVNEALNSVAGNDSRRFVAFKAQTEAFHNVWRAFFSQKILEDRATTTDDLDLLPKWRWAELTAEETRWRIWSRTALIFLLVICIGSLAVARAARHPIV; from the coding sequence ATGCACTCCCGACACGCTCGCTGGTCTGCGAACTTCTGGCTCATCGTCCGGCACGAGACGCGCGTTCTGCTTCGCGACCGGACATTGCCTCTCGTATGCGCCGTGTTGGCACTGATGGTCGGTTGTGGCCTCTTGGTGGGCATGGCGCAGGCCTCGCTCCGCGAACGGATGATCGCCGAGGTGACGGAGCACGAACGCGAGGCCCAGCAGAAGAACCAGGACACCCTCAGGGCCGTGCTGACCGGCAGGGAGACCCTGGTGCCCTTCTCGAATCCGGCCAATCCCGCCGCTCTCGCCGGCACGCTGGCCGGAAGGCATACGGTGCTGCCCAATGGCGCGCTCGCGGCGCTGGCCGTCGGCCAGTCCGACATGATGCCGAACTACTACCGCATATCGTATCTGAGCAAAGTGCAGTTCATGTACGATTCCGAGATCGAGAACCCCTGGAATCTCCTCAGCGGACATTTCGATTCCGCCTTCGTCATCGTGTTCGTGCTGCCTCTCCTGGTCATCGGCCTGGCCTACAATCTGCTGTCCGCAGAGCGCGAGCAGGGCACCCTGAGAATGCTGTGCTCGCAACCGCTGTCCCTGGCGACCTTGCTGACCGCGAAGGTCACGGTGCGTCTGATCGCGGTGCTGAGCGTCGTCATTCCCCTGCCCTTGATCATCCTGCTCGCGAGCCGTCCGGAAACCCGCGCGCTCGGTCCGATCCTGCTGATGCTGTCCTGGGCGGTGCTGGTTGCCGGCTACACTCTATTCTGGTTCGCAGTCTCCGCATTGGTCAACGTACTCGGACGCCCCTCGTCACAGAACGCCTTGATCATGGTCGCGCTCTGGACCGTGCTCGTCCTCATCCTGCCGGTCGCGATGAACCTCGCCGTCAACGCCGTCAGCCCCGCGCCATCCCGGACAGAGCTGGCCAGCCGGACGCGAGTCGTCACCGCCGACGCACTCCGCGAGTACGAGAATCTCTACAGCGCGGACTATCGCTACGCATCCGATCCGGAAGCCCTTGCCGTCAAGGACGGTCGTATCGAGGTGCCCTCGCGCATGCGGGCCTTCTTCCTCGCCAAACAGCGCGTCGACGAGCAGATCGAACCGCTGCTCAAACGCTTCGATCACCAGCTTCTGGAGCAGCAGCGCCTCGTCGACATCGTCGGCTTCTTATCGCCGGCGATCATCGTGAACGAGGCCCTGAATTCGGTGGCCGGGAACGATTCGCGCCGCTTCGTCGCCTTCAAGGCGCAGACCGAAGCATTTCACAACGTTTGGCGCGCGTTCTTTTCGCAAAAGATTCTCGAAGACCGTGCGACAACGACGGATGACTTGGACCTCCTGCCGAAATGGCGCTGGGCGGAATTGACGGCAGAAGAGACACGTTGGCGGATCTGGTCCCGCACGGCCTTGATCTTCCTGCTCGTGATCTGCATCGGCTCACTCGCGGTCGCGAGGGCGGCGCGCCATCCAATCGTGTAG
- a CDS encoding ABC transporter permease subunit, giving the protein MFAFIAAKDTREIIRDGRLLWAGGLICLLLAVALAAGWQRHAQVNSERSAGQALDYEAWLQQGKRHPHDAAEQGMHVFKPEPPLSILDPGIEPYVGSTVWLQAHRQSELKFRPAQDATGLQRFGELSPAWVLQVLMPLLIIAIGFNAISGEYERGTLRQLLSIGVSPRSLLLGKAAALGGCTALLIVPVGLIFSAILLVRVEAAARLDVLSRIGFLVLGYGLYLGFYVFLTLAVSAFVRSSRAALVILLSFWVATALIAPRAASEAASLIYPTPSRLDFDQHLSHDIGEAADQAWAANFGVRTQWDAALPLSKWGAALKVDDHAGYGVLDQTFGRLWDTFERQERLQRWAGFVAPITALRSFSMGLAGTDFAQHRDFSSAAEAQRRTIQDIVSDDLIKHADPLGNAHFTYKAGPELWASVPQFHYALPPVSFALTHHWQSLLLLAVLFGLATGLAYRAVSRPLMR; this is encoded by the coding sequence GTGTTTGCGTTCATTGCCGCCAAGGACACGCGCGAAATCATCCGCGACGGCAGACTGCTGTGGGCGGGCGGTCTCATCTGCCTGCTCCTCGCAGTCGCGCTCGCGGCCGGCTGGCAACGCCATGCCCAGGTCAACAGCGAGCGAAGCGCAGGCCAGGCGCTGGACTATGAGGCCTGGCTGCAGCAGGGCAAACGCCATCCGCACGATGCGGCCGAGCAGGGCATGCACGTCTTCAAGCCGGAGCCGCCCCTGTCGATCCTGGATCCCGGCATCGAGCCGTATGTCGGGTCCACCGTGTGGCTGCAGGCGCACCGGCAGAGCGAGCTGAAATTTCGGCCGGCGCAGGATGCCACCGGACTGCAGCGGTTCGGCGAATTGTCGCCGGCCTGGGTGCTTCAGGTCCTGATGCCGCTGCTGATCATCGCGATCGGGTTCAACGCCATCAGCGGCGAATATGAACGCGGAACACTGCGGCAATTGCTGAGCATTGGCGTCTCTCCCCGAAGTCTCCTGCTCGGCAAGGCTGCGGCCCTCGGCGGCTGTACCGCCCTTCTCATCGTCCCGGTTGGATTGATCTTCTCCGCCATTCTGCTCGTGCGCGTCGAAGCCGCAGCGCGCCTCGACGTGCTCAGCCGGATCGGCTTTCTCGTCCTGGGTTATGGTCTGTATCTTGGGTTTTATGTCTTCCTGACGCTTGCCGTTTCTGCCTTCGTGCGGTCGTCACGCGCTGCGCTCGTCATTTTGCTCTCGTTCTGGGTCGCGACGGCATTGATCGCACCGCGGGCGGCCTCCGAGGCAGCGAGCCTGATCTATCCGACTCCATCGCGCCTCGACTTCGACCAGCACCTCTCGCACGACATCGGAGAGGCGGCCGATCAAGCCTGGGCCGCGAATTTCGGCGTCCGCACCCAATGGGACGCCGCGCTTCCATTGAGCAAATGGGGGGCCGCGCTGAAGGTCGACGACCATGCCGGCTATGGCGTTCTCGATCAGACATTCGGCAGATTGTGGGACACGTTCGAGCGCCAGGAGCGGTTGCAGCGCTGGGCCGGGTTCGTGGCTCCCATCACAGCGCTGCGCAGCTTCTCGATGGGGCTCGCCGGGACCGATTTCGCTCAGCATCGCGACTTTTCCTCGGCTGCCGAAGCTCAGCGCCGCACGATCCAGGACATCGTCAGCGACGACCTGATCAAGCACGCCGACCCCCTGGGCAATGCCCATTTCACCTATAAGGCCGGCCCGGAGCTGTGGGCCAGCGTGCCGCAGTTTCACTATGCGCTTCCGCCGGTGTCGTTCGCGCTGACGCATCATTGGCAAAGCCTGTTACTGCTGGCGGTTCTTTTCGGTCTGGCAACCGGGCTCGCCTACCGAGCCGTGTCGCGGCCCTTGATGCGCTAG
- a CDS encoding ABC transporter ATP-binding protein: MLDAIAVTKQFGDKTALDEVSLSVSPGDIYCLLGANGAGKTTLINLFLNFMQPTSGQLKISDLDVTQSPLESKRLLAYIPEQVTLYATLTGVENLSFFSSLATGERLPRQRLLDLLQAAGLPVQAADDRVSTYSKGMRQKVGIAIALAKQARALLLDEPTSGLDPSAANEFSELLINASRSGVAVLTTTHDLFHAKQTGTRIGIMRRGRLVEELKSEDVSHADLEALYLKHMKN, from the coding sequence ATGCTCGACGCAATCGCCGTGACCAAGCAGTTTGGCGACAAGACTGCCTTGGATGAGGTTTCGCTCAGCGTTTCGCCGGGCGACATCTATTGTCTGCTCGGGGCGAACGGTGCCGGCAAGACGACGCTGATCAATCTCTTCCTGAATTTCATGCAGCCGACGTCGGGACAACTGAAGATCAGCGACCTTGACGTGACGCAATCACCGCTCGAATCCAAGCGTCTTCTCGCCTACATTCCGGAGCAGGTGACGCTCTATGCGACGCTGACCGGCGTCGAGAACCTCTCCTTCTTCTCGTCGCTGGCAACGGGCGAACGCCTGCCACGCCAGCGGCTGCTCGACTTGCTGCAAGCGGCCGGCCTGCCTGTCCAGGCTGCCGATGACCGCGTCTCGACCTATTCGAAAGGCATGCGCCAGAAGGTCGGCATCGCGATCGCCCTTGCCAAGCAGGCCAGGGCGCTGCTGCTCGATGAGCCGACATCCGGTCTTGATCCCTCGGCGGCCAACGAATTCTCCGAGCTGCTGATCAACGCCAGCAGGTCGGGCGTCGCAGTGCTGACCACGACTCACGACCTCTTCCATGCCAAGCAGACGGGGACACGGATCGGCATCATGAGGCGCGGGCGCCTCGTGGAGGAGCTCAAGAGCGAGGATGTCAGCCATGCCGATCTCGAAGCGCTCTATCTCAAGCACATGAAGAACTGA
- a CDS encoding TonB-dependent receptor — protein MVVRYFLCSVSAISVSIAIGSCVVSVDAAAQTSTAAREPALLPQVDVSAPKPRRTTTSPRPSDTQRRQSAVRSNIQRVAPVGSVAARQGQGDQRGSATPLNTNGVAASASRLGLTPRETPASVEVVGADTIREQGYHTTVDTVKGATGVTAGDAPNDVAYAMRGFQGNQINVTYNGINIGPTGFTALTMETFNLDRVEFLKGPSSIVSGQGAVGGAINFVTKAPHTGPITQEAFVGFDSRGSIRTGYGAGGSTRIEGLDYRFDISKSKEVGFIDGTDTKNLHVSGQLNYRLTDTFKVFAAAEFKDYQAKLYEGTPLVPSSYSGAFATSGIVSGNKISDYNLTPLNNVTIDSRTLSTNYNVLDGHKTIKESWVRGGFEWAATNNVTVRSQFYNYNASRDWYNNEVIAFNSTSNSVDRERFYVHHNQNMVGNNTDVTWNSNILGLDNRLVTGFEVYHLDFARPGAAIYPYDQVSLVDPVRGYYGELQTQRQTAAIDSFAINLEDRLKITNNFALIGGLRYNPFTLDRTSVNSAGATKAGFPYSASWDPVTGRIGYTWEAVPGLTFYSQYATASDLSVGSLFLLSPTQKLTLTSARSYETGVKNLLWDGRAEWTLSLFDIERSNVYSAQAGQRLNLAGKVKSQGIELSGAVRPTRETKVWANVAYVNARYADYDFTGGTYSGNTPPNIPSLVVNGGASYRFLNPGWFPVELGFSVRHVGDRFTTDANTVTMRAYTTADLFAFVDIPKSPVLPTVDNTRVTFRVRNVTDKKYAVWSDPNYPDQIFLGAPRTYEIETSFKF, from the coding sequence GTGGTTGTGCGTTATTTTCTGTGCTCGGTTTCGGCGATCAGCGTGTCGATCGCAATCGGCTCATGCGTCGTCTCGGTCGATGCGGCCGCGCAGACGTCGACAGCGGCCAGAGAGCCGGCGCTGCTTCCGCAGGTCGATGTCTCCGCGCCAAAGCCGCGGCGAACGACGACGTCGCCGCGTCCGTCTGATACGCAGAGGCGTCAATCCGCAGTTCGGTCCAACATACAACGCGTGGCGCCTGTTGGTTCTGTTGCGGCTCGACAGGGCCAGGGTGACCAGCGCGGAAGCGCGACGCCGTTGAATACGAACGGTGTTGCTGCGAGCGCCAGCCGCCTCGGGCTGACGCCGCGCGAGACGCCGGCGAGCGTCGAAGTCGTCGGTGCCGACACGATTCGAGAGCAGGGCTATCATACGACGGTCGACACGGTGAAGGGCGCGACCGGCGTGACAGCGGGCGATGCGCCGAATGACGTCGCCTATGCCATGCGCGGCTTCCAGGGCAATCAGATCAACGTCACCTACAACGGCATCAATATCGGCCCGACCGGCTTCACGGCGCTGACGATGGAGACGTTCAATCTCGACAGGGTCGAGTTCCTGAAGGGGCCGTCCTCCATCGTGTCCGGCCAGGGCGCCGTCGGCGGCGCGATCAACTTCGTGACCAAAGCGCCGCACACCGGCCCGATCACCCAGGAGGCTTTCGTCGGCTTCGACTCCCGCGGCAGCATCCGCACCGGCTACGGGGCGGGCGGCAGCACCAGGATCGAGGGGCTCGATTATCGCTTCGACATCAGCAAGTCGAAGGAGGTCGGCTTCATCGACGGCACCGACACCAAGAACCTCCACGTGTCCGGACAGTTGAACTATCGGCTGACGGATACGTTCAAGGTGTTCGCGGCTGCCGAATTCAAGGATTATCAGGCGAAACTCTACGAAGGCACGCCATTGGTGCCCTCGTCCTACAGTGGTGCTTTCGCAACCTCGGGGATCGTGTCCGGTAACAAGATATCGGACTATAACCTTACCCCGCTCAACAACGTGACGATCGACAGTCGGACTCTGTCGACCAACTACAACGTGCTCGATGGTCACAAGACCATCAAGGAGTCGTGGGTGCGTGGCGGGTTTGAATGGGCCGCGACCAACAACGTGACCGTCCGAAGCCAATTCTATAACTACAACGCCAGCCGCGACTGGTACAACAACGAGGTCATTGCGTTCAACTCGACCAGCAACTCGGTTGACCGCGAGCGTTTCTATGTCCACCACAACCAGAACATGGTCGGCAACAATACCGACGTGACCTGGAATTCGAACATTCTTGGCCTCGACAATCGGCTGGTAACGGGATTTGAGGTCTACCATCTCGATTTTGCCCGGCCCGGTGCAGCCATTTACCCGTACGACCAGGTCTCCCTGGTCGATCCAGTACGAGGTTACTACGGAGAGCTGCAAACGCAGCGACAGACCGCCGCGATCGACAGTTTCGCGATCAATCTGGAAGACCGGCTGAAGATCACCAACAACTTCGCGCTGATCGGCGGCCTGCGCTACAATCCCTTTACGCTGGACAGAACTTCGGTGAACTCCGCGGGAGCCACAAAGGCGGGCTTTCCCTACTCGGCGAGCTGGGACCCCGTGACCGGGCGGATCGGTTATACCTGGGAAGCCGTTCCGGGGCTGACCTTCTATAGCCAATACGCTACCGCCAGCGATCTCTCGGTCGGCAGCCTGTTCCTGCTCAGCCCGACGCAGAAGCTCACCTTGACGTCCGCCCGGAGTTACGAGACCGGTGTCAAGAACCTGCTGTGGGACGGTCGGGCCGAGTGGACGCTGTCGCTGTTCGACATCGAGCGGAGCAATGTCTACTCCGCGCAGGCCGGTCAGAGGCTCAATCTCGCAGGCAAGGTGAAATCGCAGGGCATCGAGTTGTCAGGAGCCGTGCGCCCGACGCGGGAGACCAAGGTCTGGGCCAATGTTGCCTATGTCAACGCGCGTTACGCTGATTATGATTTCACCGGCGGGACCTATTCGGGCAACACGCCGCCGAACATTCCGTCGCTGGTCGTCAATGGCGGCGCATCCTATCGCTTTCTCAATCCGGGTTGGTTCCCGGTCGAGCTTGGCTTCTCCGTGCGGCACGTCGGTGATCGCTTCACGACGGATGCCAACACAGTCACGATGCGGGCCTACACCACCGCGGATTTGTTCGCATTCGTCGACATTCCGAAGTCACCGGTGTTGCCCACCGTCGATAATACCCGCGTCACCTTCCGCGTTCGCAACGTGACCGACAAGAAGTATGCGGTCTGGAGCGATCCGAACTATCCCGATCAGATCTTCCTCGGAGCACCGCGGACCTACGAGATCGAGACGTCGTTCAAGTTCTAG
- a CDS encoding sulfite exporter TauE/SafE family protein has product MTQRNDFRSSIASNASTMFDFDQPLFIAGLLLGFSSSLHCFGMCSGIASSLHFAAQSGRSWPQDDPWSAAVLINGGRIAAYVLAGATVGAAGSSVIGAFDHTLEHFILRWAAAAALAWIGLSMLDLVPWPTGLHRLASYVSSKMTRIARTASLPPKMGLLMSGVAWGFLPCAMVYAALFYAMLSGSWLGGALAMGGFGVGTLPALLAAGLGLPILRRRATSTWLRNAVGLAIITVGVVSAIIPPSTLAAWCRS; this is encoded by the coding sequence TTGACGCAGCGCAACGACTTCCGAAGCAGCATCGCGTCAAATGCCTCCACAATGTTCGACTTCGATCAGCCTCTCTTCATCGCCGGGTTGCTGCTTGGCTTCTCCTCGAGCCTGCATTGCTTTGGCATGTGCTCGGGGATCGCATCGAGTTTGCATTTTGCAGCTCAGTCGGGTCGGTCCTGGCCGCAAGACGATCCTTGGTCCGCGGCGGTTCTGATCAATGGGGGTCGAATTGCGGCCTATGTCCTGGCGGGCGCCACCGTCGGCGCAGCCGGGTCGAGCGTGATTGGCGCGTTCGACCACACATTGGAGCATTTCATCCTGCGCTGGGCCGCGGCAGCGGCGCTCGCCTGGATCGGACTTTCGATGCTCGATCTCGTGCCGTGGCCGACGGGCCTCCATCGCCTGGCATCCTATGTGAGCTCCAAGATGACCCGCATCGCTCGCACAGCGAGCCTTCCTCCCAAGATGGGGCTCCTGATGAGCGGCGTGGCCTGGGGCTTTCTGCCATGCGCCATGGTCTATGCAGCGCTCTTCTATGCCATGCTGTCCGGCTCATGGCTCGGTGGCGCGCTGGCCATGGGCGGCTTCGGCGTCGGCACCCTCCCCGCGCTGCTGGCGGCCGGCCTCGGCCTTCCGATCCTGCGCCGCAGAGCTACTTCAACATGGCTGCGCAACGCGGTTGGCTTGGCCATCATCACAGTCGGGGTCGTCAGCGCCATCATCCCGCCATCGACATTGGCCGCATGGTGCCGCTCCTGA
- a CDS encoding DJ-1/PfpI family protein — protein METTRRDLAALIALAFSGAAATAAESDSALPPPAHDMSAMPAHWTGKEQIAFLIYPAFTALDMVGPHYMFTNLMGATTHIVAKTMAPVTSDTGLVFTPSKSFDDCPDQLDIICVPGGTSGTLAAIRDPATLRFLADRGGKARFVTSVCTGSLLLGAAGLLDGYRATSHWLTRSILPAVGAIPAEGRIVRDRNRITAGGVSAGLDFGLSMVGDLRDRQYAEVVQLLAEYAPEPPFQSGTPALASAATRKLMDDMFTGFLADAKAACETARKT, from the coding sequence ATGGAAACGACACGACGAGACCTGGCCGCGCTCATTGCGCTGGCCTTCTCCGGCGCAGCAGCGACTGCGGCGGAAAGCGACAGCGCGTTGCCGCCGCCCGCCCACGACATGTCCGCGATGCCGGCACATTGGACCGGGAAGGAGCAGATCGCCTTCCTGATCTATCCGGCCTTCACCGCGCTCGACATGGTCGGGCCGCACTACATGTTCACGAACCTGATGGGCGCCACCACCCACATCGTCGCCAAGACGATGGCGCCCGTCACCAGCGACACCGGTCTCGTCTTCACGCCGAGCAAGTCGTTCGACGATTGTCCCGATCAGCTCGACATCATCTGTGTGCCGGGCGGGACATCCGGGACGCTGGCGGCGATCCGCGATCCCGCGACATTGCGCTTCCTGGCCGATCGCGGCGGCAAGGCGCGCTTCGTCACCTCGGTCTGCACTGGCTCGCTGCTGCTCGGCGCGGCCGGGCTGCTGGACGGCTATCGCGCCACCTCGCATTGGCTCACCCGCTCCATCCTGCCGGCGGTCGGCGCCATCCCGGCCGAGGGACGCATCGTACGTGATCGCAACCGGATCACCGCCGGCGGCGTCAGCGCCGGGCTCGATTTCGGCCTGTCGATGGTCGGGGATTTGCGCGACCGTCAATATGCCGAGGTCGTGCAATTGCTGGCCGAATACGCCCCGGAACCGCCGTTCCAGTCCGGCACGCCGGCTCTCGCCTCGGCGGCGACACGGAAGCTGATGGACGATATGTTCACCGGTTTCCTGGCAGACGCCAAGGCCGCCTGCGAGACCGCTCGCAAGACGTAG